The following proteins come from a genomic window of Companilactobacillus pabuli:
- a CDS encoding PepSY domain-containing protein: MKKYFLGVVLLLMTGVIVGCSNGSNSSDNNSTTTSELKDETKVSVNEAIKLYQKNFPKADIISIELEKHLGKPVYTIEGADKTTEYQLNINAINKKIKQKSEEPLDEEDRSEAKTEKLNLDNLITLNKAAQIAKKAAKGGKATEFKLEQKLGVTFWEVKVVNGHTETEVQIDAQKGKVLKTEKD, encoded by the coding sequence ATGAAGAAGTATTTTTTGGGAGTTGTTTTATTGTTGATGACAGGAGTAATCGTTGGTTGTTCTAACGGATCTAATAGTTCTGACAATAACTCAACAACGACTAGTGAGTTAAAAGACGAGACTAAAGTTAGCGTCAATGAAGCCATCAAGTTGTATCAAAAGAACTTTCCAAAAGCTGATATTATTTCAATTGAACTGGAAAAACATTTGGGGAAACCAGTCTATACAATTGAAGGGGCTGATAAAACAACTGAATATCAGCTCAACATTAATGCCATCAATAAAAAAATAAAACAAAAATCAGAAGAACCCTTAGATGAGGAAGACCGTTCTGAAGCTAAGACGGAAAAATTGAATTTGGATAATTTAATTACTCTCAATAAAGCGGCTCAGATTGCAAAAAAAGCTGCTAAAGGTGGAAAAGCCACTGAATTTAAATTAGAGCAAAAATTGGGTGTAACTTTTTGGGAAGTTAAAGTAGTCAACGGACATACCGAGACTGAAGTTCAGATTGATGCTCAAAAAGGCAAAGTTCTTAAAACTGAAAAAGATTAA